Below is a genomic region from candidate division KSB1 bacterium.
AGGTAGTCGTCACAGCCTGGGTTGGGTTTGCCATTAGTATCAGACATTTCATAAACAATGTCATCGGTGATCGTAATGTCTCCTGAGGCAAATAATGTCACAACGCCATCGACCGTTCCTTTAACTTTAATGCTGCCCAAAACCTGTATAAAACCGTTTAGCTCATCCATATTTCTTATCTCATTATTCGTGTCCCAGACTTTCGTGCCTCCGTCGAAATGCCAGACGCTATACTGCAGGGTGCCGTTTGCTTTGAATTTGAGCTTGGCTTTTCTCCCAAAACGGACGTCGATAAGCAGGGGGGGAGGCTCTGTATTTTCAGACCAATAGTTATCCAGAACATCCTGCTCAGTTGGAAAAATGACCGGTGGGACACCGAGTTGATAACTGTGTTGAAAATCAGGATTGAAAGGACTGCCTTGATTAAATGAAGAAGCTGTACTGGTGACCTTTCCCATAAATACCGGGCTGCCAACGATTGAAATCTGGTCGTTACTATGAACCGGGCCTTCAAGTAAATCTCCGGTGTTGAACCAGATGGTGCCGCCTTCATCCCCAGTCAAGTAACCGAACTTATTAAAAGTCGTGGTCAGCATTTCAATTTCAAGTTTCCTGACCGTCAGGTCAACTTTCCCTACTGAACTGATTTTATATTTTTTTAAATAAGTTCCGGGATTTCCGTTATCCGGGTCGACTGTCACGGTGAAAGTGCCGCCACCCTCCGGATGTTGGTTGTAATGCAAAAACGCAGCGGTTCCTCCCGGTGGTGGATCCTGAAACTGCAGCCAGCGATAAGTCAATTCAAGGCCGCTTTCTGCTAACCAAAATGCTTGCGATGAATTCAGGCTTCTCACGCCCAATCGACTGTCCGTGACAACCGTTGAAATTGTCAAGTAACCCAGAATCGATAAAAACAATGCTGCAATGATCGTCATGATCAATGAGATCCCTCGTTCGTCAGAGAATAATTTAATCATATTCACCCTTTGGTTTCACTGAAGTTTATGGACTACGCTCACCATGAAGAGAGTTTACTTCATCCCTTCGGCAGGCTCAGCGCAGGCCTGAGTGGATTTTAGTCACCCGCGATGTTTTCTTGTCAGACTCAAATTAGTAATTTGTCATGAACGCCACCATGACGCAATCTCCTATGTCCGGATGTGTAACCCGAACCGTGATTTTCTTGTCGGTAGCTTGAGTTGTAATTTCGACATATCGGTTAAAACCTGGAAAGTCATCCACATTTGTTTCATAGGGATAGTTACTTTCTTGTATGTAGCCATAGCCCCGGGTTTTTTTATCAGAAAAAAGTTCTTCCATTTTTACGTTGGCTAAATTCGCTGAGGTGTTCATGAATTCAACATTCATACTGCCCAACATACTGGTAGACATCATGGTCATTGTCGCAAACAAAGCAATGCTCGCAAACATGATGGTAAAGATGATTTCGATCAAGGTAAAACCGTGGTTGTCTTTCAGAAAAGCGTTCAACTTTTGAGTGCTAAATTTATTTACTAACAGCTTTTTCATAAAGAATTCAGAAAATTTCGAGGAGTGACTTTTATTTTTGAATTAATCACTTGACTGTGGACCGTATTTGACAAATTCAGTTCAATTACTCTAATTTCAGTTGGGTCGGGAACCGGGTCATCCAAAGGGTTACCGGCGTCATCAAAATAATAAAAGTAAAAATTACTCACGCCATCGACGAGTAAATCGCCGTTACGAAGAATTTGATTGTTTTGATATTTATAAGAAATCATCGTGGTGTCAACGTCGTCAAACGTGAGCGAATCTACAGAAGCATGAAAAATACTTTCCGGATTTAAAACTTGACGAATGTCGCGGGTCATGACATGAAAGGCATAGCGCGAGCTCTGTAATTCATCTTTGCGATCGGCGATCATCTCATAAGTATTGATCTCATAATAAATTATTTTTGAAATAAAGCCCGATAATATGGCAACAAGCACCATAACCAGGATAAGTTCGATCAGTGTCATGCCGGACTCTGATTTTACTTCGTAAGCTTTGTCTTTAAAGATCTTCAATTCGCACGAATCCTGTATTAGCGGTAATAACAACTTTCTTTTCATTGTTAATGGACACCAAAATCAACTCCCCTGAAAAAGAGTTGCCGGCGTTTCTGGGTGAGCCGCTGGTCCCGAAATCCAGCCGCCCCCCTGAAAAAGCCGTGCCTGTAATCTGCACTGAGCCGAATTCACCAGGTGTTCCAAGCTGAACCACAAAGTCTCCTCCGCCCATGGGATTCTGCATATAACTTTCGTCATCCCATTTTAAGTAGTACTGATTGTTTGTTAGATCGATATAAACTCTTGAGCCCCTACCCTCGGTTAGAGCGAGGTCGCGGGCGTAACGGACGTCTGAAGCTATCTTTAAAGTGATGGCGTTAATTTGTAGTCTCTCGTGAGATTCAGTGTAATTAGCAACGACCGCATAGGACAGGATACCCACAATTACAATGACAACTGTCAGTTCAATAAGGGTAAAGCCATTTTGGTTTTTAAAAGTCGCGCAACGTTTTTTCACTTGAGCTAACCTGGTTTGGTTTTTAAAAAAGAAGGGAAGCCAAAATTTTCAGCTTCCCTTCAAACTCTTCTATCCTAAAATTAAACAAGTACTGTCTCCTTAGCGGGGATGGTTTGTAGTGGTGCAGCTGGCAGTACCGGTAACGTTGTTATAGGTGAAATTTCCCGGTGTGACCGGGCAAGTGGGTACATTGCCATCTCTAAACATGCTTCCTGCTAAGACGGTCGGGAATTGGGCATTGCCGGCAATGGCACTGTCAGCATAAGCAATTGAAGCGGCCGCATCTACTGAGCCCTGGTTCGCCTTACATTGTGAAGTTTCAGCACTCGCACTGAGATCAACGAACTGGGGAACGGCGATAGCTGCCAAAATACCGATGATTACGATCACCATAATTAATTCGATGAGAGTAAAACCACTTTGGTTGTTCATAAAAATACCTCCATAACTGGTTAAAAATTTCCAACATCCATTAATGTTACTTCTTCCGGACCTTTGTTAAGCAAGCCGCGTGCCACTTTTTACCAAACCAAATATTTTTCTTATTAACTCTTAATAATCAATTGTTTAATCATAGTTTTTAAAACACAAAAAAATGTTTTCAATAAATATCTGCTTGTGCCGATTCGGTATAAAATGACACGCACCGGGAATTTCATTCCTACTAACTACTTGTTTTTTTTAGAAGAAAAGCGGCTGTGTTTCGAAATGGTATGCTGTACCGATTCTGGATTGCAGAAATTCGATGAGCGAAAACCTATTAGCGAGGAGTGTGAAGGAGATAAAGTCTACTGCGCCAATGTAGTGAGACTCCACATGGGTAGAAAAATTGCAAGCGCTAAGAAAAGAACAATTACGCCGACGCCAACCGTTAGAACCGGCTCTATCATTGAGGTGAGATTTTTGACCGCATACTCCACTTCGGTGTCATAATGTTTTGATACGTTTAAAAGCATAGTATCCAAAGAACCGGACTGTTCGCCGATTGAAATCATTCGGATAACCATGGGTGGAAAAATCTTTCCTTCGGACAGAGGCCCTGCAAGGCCCGCCCCTTGAAGAACTCCAGCTGCGGCTTTTTCAATTTCTTTTCCGATAACTATATTTCCAACGGTTTTCGCAGTTATTTCCAGAGTCTGAAGAATCGGTAAGCCACTGCTATTTAAGGTTTCGAACATTCTGGTAAATCTCGACATTGCGGTTTTTAGATTTAAGTCACCGAAAATGGGAACCGTGATCATAAACTGATCCCAGCGAAAGGCGCCCTTTTCAGTTTTTATGTATTTAAAAAATCCGAAAGCAATTGCAGAAAGGCCGGCAATCACTAAATACCAGTAATTCGAGAGCACATAATGAAACCCAATTAACAGTCGAGTCGGCAGAGGCAATTCGATTTTCATTTTCGTAAACAAGTCAATGAAATTAGGCACAACTAACATCATCAAAGCGACAAAAGCGAGAACGAGAGTCACGACAACAATAATCGGGTAACGCATAGCACTTTTAATGCGTGCATTGGTTTCCTGCTCATGCTCCATGAGCTCGACTAACCTTTCTAGCACCTTATCGAGCGCGCCGCCCATTTCACCCGCTTTGATAGAGTTGATATAAAGCTCAGAAAATTCTTTAGGATGCCGTTTTATAGCGTCGGAAAGGCTCAACCCGCTCTCGATATCGACATAAATTTTTTCGATGATTTCCTTGAGTCCCTCGCTATCGGCTTGCTCGACCAGGGCATCAAGACAGGACAGGAGCGGCACACCGGCCCGAAGTAAAGTGACAAGCTGCCTGGTGAACATAACTACTTCGGCGTCTTTTAATTTCCTTCTATTTGAAAAAAGTTTGAGGTTGAGCCCGCCGCCAGACTGTTTAATTTTAAGAGGCAAATAACCAAGTTTATCGAGGTATCTGGTGACAGCGTCGGAATCTTTTGCCTCCATGACCTCGGTAACTTCAGAACCGTCAGGTTTAATGGCTTTGTATTCAAATTTCGGCATTTTTTAAAAATAAAATTGACAAGAAATCAAAAAATCTAGTCCGCAGGCGTCACTTCGGCAAGCTCAGTGCAGGCCCGCCGAGGATTGCCTCGGTAACAGAATCTGGAAAACGCTCAGCGAGGCATNNNNNNNNNNGCAAGGGTTTTTGGTCACAGAATTTCCAAATACTCTCGGCAAAGGTATGTCCTGAGTTTATAGAACGGATGGCGTCACTCCTTCTTTTCTGGACAGTCCTTTTAGCTAACCTTACCTTCTCAAAGTAATTCCGTATTTCTCAAGTTTCCGGTACAAGGTGGTCCGGCCGATTCCCAGTTCCAAAGCCGCGTTGGACATGTTATAATTTGTCAGCTTTATCGCCTGCTGCAAAACTTCCTTTTCCAGATCTTTCAATGGAGTGATCTGCCTGGTAAGTGACACGACTTTTTTTAGATTGATAAATGAATCGCCACTGTTTAAATCTTCTTTAAAAGAAGTAATGGTTATGGGCAAATGCTCGGCAGCCAGAACCCCATCAGAAGCATGTAAAAAAGAGCGCTCAAGAACATTCTCCAATTCCCGAACATTACCCGGCCACTCGTAATTCATTAAATAATCCAATGTTTGCGGCAAAATGGCTTTGACTTTTCTGCGATATTCTTTATTATATTTCCCAAGAAAGAATGCAGCCAAAGCCGGGATATCTTCGCGACGTTTTCTCAACGGCGGTACAAATATCGGGTAGACGTTTATTCGATAGTAAAGGTCTTCTCTGAAATTTCCTTTTTTCATCTCCTCTTCGAGATTCTTGTTGGTCGCGGAGATGACACGCACATCTACTTCCACGGTCTCGGTGCCGCCGACCCTTTGGAACTGGCGTTCCTGCAAAACCCTGAGTATCTTGACCTGAGTCGAGTGCGGCATGTCACCGATTTCATCGAGGAAAAGGGTGCCGCCATCCGCTTGCTCAAACTTACCGGCACGTCTTGCGATTGCACCGGTAAATGCGCCTTTCTCATGACCGAAGAGTTCGCTCTCTAACAGACTTTCAGGAATCGCTGCACAGTTGACAGCGACAAACGCCTTTTGTTTTCTAAGGCCGTTAAAATGAATTGAACGTGCTAACAGCTCCTTGCCAGTCCCGCTTTCACCACGGATTGAGACGGTCACGTTTGCCTCAACAACTCGTTCAAGACTTCTAAACACATCCTGCATACTTTTACTGTTGCCAATAATCTGTTTAAAGCTGTACTTACTTTTCAATTGACCTTGCAAGCGGGAAACTTCACCACGCAGTTCTTTGGTAATCAAAGCGTTTTTAATTGCGATCTCCAGCCTTTCCCAATCCAGGGGTTTCGGAAAAAAATCATAAGCCCCAAGTTTCATCGCATCGACGACGGTACCGACCCGGCTGTCACCGGTCAGAATAATCACCGGCAATCCCGGATCAATTCTCTGAATTCGCTTTAAAGTGTCGATACCGCTAATCAACGGCATCGTTAAATCGAGAAGAACTAAATCATAAGGCCGAATACTCAACATCTGCAGAGCTTCATAACCGGAACAAGAGGTGTCCACACTATATTCGTGTTTCGTTAAAATTGAACTTAAGGAATCTACAAAATCTGCTTCATCATCAACCGCGAGAATCGATGCACCTTTCGTCATTGTCAATCCTGTATCCAAAAATTCTAAACTCTATTTGATTTCACTCATCGGGGTCGTTGTCTAAAACAAAAAGTGCGAAACCTTCGCCTTGAGCGCAGTCGAAGGTTTAAATTTCGAAAAGCGTTTATGGTTCGACTTCGCTCAGCATGAAGATGGTTGTTCTTTTCATCTCCGATGAGAACACTTTAAATTAATACAGCCCCATTCTAATATCGACAGGTTAATTCAAACGTTTACAACAACTTTAACTCGCATTTGTAATGCGCAATACTTCTTCCACCGAAGTCATTCCTTGCATGGCTTTTCGGATGCCATCATACCTGAGATTTCGCATCCCATTTTTAATGGCAGCTCGCTTAATTTGATCTGCCGATGCGCCATTTAAGGTCAGTTCCCGGATTTCCTCATCCACCGCCATAATTTCATAAATCCCGTTTCGACCTTTATAGCCGGTATTTCTGCACTGAAAGCATCCTTCAGCACGGTAAAATTTGACATCCTTAATTCCATCCGTAAGGCGCAATTCCGAAAGATTGGAAGCAGTTGCTTTATAGGACACTTTGCAGTTATCACAAAGTTTTCTGACCAGACGCTGGGCAATAATTCCAATGATGGCGGAAGCGCTCAAAAATGGTTCGATACCCATTTCGGTTAAGCGGGTCAAGCCGCCAGGGGCATCATTCGTGTGGATTGTCGAAAGAACGAGGTGACCTGTCAGCGCTGATTCGATGGCAATCTTAGCCGTTTCTGAATCACGAATCTCGCCGACCATCAAGATATCCGGGTCTTGCCGCAAAATCGCCCGAAGTCCGGTGGCAAAAGTTAACCCGGCCTTGACATTCACCTGGGCCTGCCGAATTCGCTTCAATCGATATTCAACGGGGTCCTCTACGGTAATAATGTTCTTGTCCGGTGTGTTTAAACCATGTAAAATCGAGTATAAAGTTGTGGTTTTACCGCTGCCAGTAGGACCGCTCACTAAAATGACGCCATAAGAACTGGAAATCATTTCCTGCAGCTTTTTATAAGCTTCCTGTTCAATCCCCAAGTCTTCAAGATTTAGCATGAGGCTGCTTTTGTCTAAAATCCTTAAGACAATATTTTCTCCGTAAACTGTCGGAAGCGTTGACACGCGAAAATCAATCTCACGTCCATTAATTAAAATCTGAAATCTGCCGTCTTGCGGGATACGGCTTTCCGCAATATCAAGGTTCGCTAAAATCTTGACGCGGGAAATGATGGCGGCTTGCAAATGTTTCGGCGGCGTCAGGCTGTCATGCAAAATACCATCCACCCGATACCTGACTTGCAGCGTTTTTTCTTCTGGCTCAATGTGAATATCACTAGCCCTCTCCATAATTGCCTGAGAAAGCACGAGATTCACCAGTTTTACCACGGGTGTTTCAGCGCTGAGTTGTTTTAGCTTGTCTGCGGAAGTGGTTTCTTCCTTTTCGGGTTTTTCGTTTTGAATGTCCTGGATAACTTCATCAAGAGAAGAATCAATCTCTTTCGCCCCTTCATAATGAGTTTCTATCGCCTTCATGACGTCTCTCTCAAGACTGACCGCGGGCTCAATTTCATAGCCGGTTTCCCTGTGCAGCCTATCGATGACTTGCACATCGCCCGGATTAACCATGGCGATTGTCAGGCTGTTTTCAATTTTAAAAACGGGGAAAACTTTATGTTTGATCGATAATTCTTTGGGGACAATTTCCAGGACGGCGGGGTCAACTGCGTAATCTTGCAATTGAACAAATGGAATGTTCAAAACTTCCGCCAGACAGTCTATTACATCTTCATCTTCGGCAAAACCTTTATTGATGATAATTTGGCTGAGTTCTTCGTTGTTATGTTTTTTAAAATTAAAAACTTCGAGCAGTTGTGCTTTACTAAGAATCCCTTTATTAAAGAGAAGTTCACCAAATTTTTTATCTTCTTCTTTGACCATTTTGGAGTTGAACTAATTTGGGCGAGAAATAAACGAGGTCTATCCTAAGCCACTCTGACCGGAGTTGAATCCAGAAAATGACGAATTGTCTTCAGCAACTTGCCGGTTCTATCCGATTTATAGATATATACGTCCGCTCCGGTCTCCAGCCCTATTTGCTCATCCAGCTTCGTCTCCCGCGCTGTCAGCATAATAATGGGAATATCTTTATATTTTGAATCAAATTTAAGTAACCGGCTGATTTTATAACCATTCATTTTAGGGAGCGTAACATCCAAAACGATCAAATCGGGTTTTTCTTTTCTGGCCAGGGTCAATCCTTCCTGGCCATCCTTGGCAGAAATTACCGCATACCCCATCGCACTTAAACGCATTGTTAAAATTTCGACAATGTTATTGTAATCTTCTATGATTAATATTTTTTTCTTCATAAAATCCTCAGACAGGAATTGTAAAAAAGAATGTGCTGCCTACTTTCAACTTACTTTCCACCCAAATCTGCCCACCGTTTGATTTGACGATCTCTTTCGCAATACTTAAACCAAGCCCATAACCGCGCGAGCCGCTATCAGGAAAATTATCAAGCTGATTAAATCTCTCGAAAATTGTTTGAAGGTCGCTTGCCGGGATACCTACACCCGTGTCGTTTACCCAGCACTTAATAATTGAATCTTGCAATTCTGCATGAACTGAAAGCAACCCTCCGGGCATCGAATATTTGATGCCGTTTTCAACCAGGTTTGACAGGACCTGCTGTAACCGGTCCCGATCCCCTTTAAATGTTGGAATTGATTTCGGGACTTTATTTTCTAATCGCATCTTCTTTGATTTTGCGAATGCTCGAAAAGAATCTAAAACTTTATTGACCAGGAATTCTAAAGATGTCTGCTTTCTTCTTTCTAAAAATTGAATGCCCTCGTCAAACCTTGACAAGTCCAGCAAATCTGTAAGCAGACGGTTTAAACGCTGAATGTCGTCTTTGACAACCGTTAAACAGTGATTCTGCTTCGAATTCAGGCTTCCTAAGTCAAGGTCCAAAAGTAAATCTACCGCGCTTAGCATCGAGTTAAGCGGGGTTTTAATTTCGTGGCTTGCAACCGTGAGAGCCGAGCGCATCTGTTCATTCTGCCAGTTCCGGGTCACATCGCGCATGACAAACATCCAACCGACCTGCTCGTTTCTTGAATTTCGGGCAAGCTCCAAATGAATACCAATTAATTTGGTGTGGTTTGCAGAGAGGTCGACAACTTTATTGATCTCGTGAATATTGTTTTTCAGCGCGGCATTCAGAGAATCTATTAAACATGGTGTTTTCAAATCTTCTAAGGACTCTCCAACCCAATTTTTATCAACCTGTAGGTCTAAAATGCGTTTTGCTGAATTATTAATGAAGAGAATTTCTTTTTCTGAATCGCACAGGAGAATCCCGTCGAGGGTTCTGGAGGCCAGTAATTCGAATTTTTCTTTTTCCGAGGTTAATTTGGTGGAATGAATCGCAACAGCATTGCCATCGGCAAATTGGGTTTTTGCGGGGTTACGTTTGAATTGCTCCATTGATTATAAGCTTCCGACAAAATTTAAATACTGATGAAGAAGTGATTGGCCATAACACACAATAATTACTGCACCAAGTGAAATAAAGGGTCCAAAAGGCACGGTGCTGCCAACTTTAAGCCTCTTTGTTGAGAGTCCAATGGCAATGACGGGTAAGGCAAGAAAGAAGGCCAGGAAAAGCGCAATGAGAACATTGGGTCCCAGGAAAATCCCGATCATCGCACCCAACTTGATGTCTCCGCCACCCATGCTTTCTTTTTTGAAAATCGAATTCCCTAACAGCCCAACACACCACAAGAACCCCCCTCCCAAAAACAACCCGGACACTGCATTCATGATGGAAATCTGGTTAAGAAAAATAGATGAACATAAACCTATGATAATGCCCGGAAAGATAAGTACATTTAAAATCAACTTGGTGTCCAGATCGATGAAACTAATCGGTAAGAGGAATAAAACTAAAATCGAATAATGCAAAAATGACAACGTCAAACCGTAGTGTTGCCAGACAACAACCAGAAGAATACCTGTAAGAATTTCAACAAAAGGGTAAATAAACGAAATTCTAAATTTGCAATTCTTACACTTTCCTGTAAGAAAAATATAGCTTAAGACCGGGATATTTTGCCAAAACGGGATAGAGCTTTTACAGGAAGGGCAATGTGAACCTGGCCACACAATGGATTGTTTTTTTGGAAGACGGTAAATACAAACATTCAGAAAACTTCCAAAAATCAAACCGAACAAAAAAATCAACGGTATTTGAACATTCAATCTTGCTATTCCCCTCAATTACGGTTTTGTTTGGGCGCGGCGGACTGCGCTGTTTAGAGTATACCCTTCGTCCAAAAAATCTTTAATCTGGCTTAAAACCTTGAAATCCCTGTTGGAATAGCGCTTAAACTCCCGGGACCCCAAGGTGATCAACCGAGGTTTAATGATCCCTTTTAATTCCCAGTAATAAAGTTGTCTTAAACTTATTTTAAGTTGGCGTGTAACATCAGAACTACTTAACCACATGGTATTCATCATCTTAAATCCTCAAATTAAAACTCCTATATGTTATTCTACATCGGCATAAAAATGCTTAAACATTAATGTTGATAATCAATAATGAGAGATTTGTGATTGAAAAAATTGACAAACTAAAAGGTAGTTTTGACATCTGCAAAAAGTTAACTTTCGTGTCATCCGAAATGACAAATTAAGCTATTTTGCAGAAGTCTAAAGATAGACTAAGACTTCTGCAAAATAGGGGAAGAGAAGCATTAGATTGAGAGATGTGAATAACTGGATGAAGAGAATGGAGCATAACAGCGGTGTTGGTAAGGCTTGGGATTTTAGGGGATTTAGGAGATTTCCAGAAGAAATCAGCTTAGATTTAGTCAAGGGTTAGTCTTCGACCCGAGCAAGTTAGAGTGGCTGTTCTTTGATATTATGAGGTCTATAAGATAGACTTAGAAAGGAGGGAAATCAGGTTTGACTTAGTGAGTGGAGTTGTAAAATATTTTGAGTGAAGGTTTTGAGGTGCCAATTTTAGGCGGCTTTCGACGGCTGCTTTAAATCCATATCCTTGAAACTAACAGAAACCACCTTCGAGATGCCTTCCTCTTCCATAGTTACACCATAGAGAAAATCAGCAGCGTGCATGGTAAGTTTGTTGTGGGTCACTATCAGAAATTGCGTATCCTTGGAGAAAGTGCGCAGGGCTTGAACGAAACGCCCGATGTTTGTATCGTCCAAAGGTGCATCCACTTCATCAAGAATACAGAATGGACTGGGTTTGACGAGGTA
It encodes:
- a CDS encoding DUF4900 domain-containing protein encodes the protein MIKLFSDERGISLIMTIIAALFLSILGYLTISTVVTDSRLGVRSLNSSQAFWLAESGLELTYRWLQFQDPPPGGTAAFLHYNQHPEGGGTFTVTVDPDNGNPGTYLKKYKISSVGKVDLTVRKLEIEMLTTTFNKFGYLTGDEGGTIWFNTGDLLEGPVHSNDQISIVGSPVFMGKVTSTASSFNQGSPFNPDFQHSYQLGVPPVIFPTEQDVLDNYWSENTEPPPLLIDVRFGRKAKLKFKANGTLQYSVWHFDGGTKVWDTNNEIRNMDELNGFIQVLGSIKVKGTVDGVVTLFASGDITITDDIVYEMSDTNGKPNPGCDDYL
- a CDS encoding type II secretion system protein, producing the protein MKKLLVNKFSTQKLNAFLKDNHGFTLIEIIFTIMFASIALFATMTMMSTSMLGSMNVEFMNTSANLANVKMEELFSDKKTRGYGYIQESNYPYETNVDDFPGFNRYVEITTQATDKKITVRVTHPDIGDCVMVAFMTNY
- a CDS encoding prepilin-type N-terminal cleavage/methylation domain-containing protein, yielding MKIFKDKAYEVKSESGMTLIELILVMVLVAILSGFISKIIYYEINTYEMIADRKDELQSSRYAFHVMTRDIRQVLNPESIFHASVDSLTFDDVDTTMISYKYQNNQILRNGDLLVDGVSNFYFYYFDDAGNPLDDPVPDPTEIRVIELNLSNTVHSQVINSKIKVTPRNFLNSL
- a CDS encoding prepilin-type N-terminal cleavage/methylation domain-containing protein, with protein sequence MKKRCATFKNQNGFTLIELTVVIVIVGILSYAVVANYTESHERLQINAITLKIASDVRYARDLALTEGRGSRVYIDLTNNQYYLKWDDESYMQNPMGGGDFVVQLGTPGEFGSVQITGTAFSGGRLDFGTSGSPRNAGNSFSGELILVSINNEKKVVITANTGFVRIEDL
- a CDS encoding type II secretion system protein, which gives rise to MNNQSGFTLIELIMVIVIIGILAAIAVPQFVDLSASAETSQCKANQGSVDAAASIAYADSAIAGNAQFPTVLAGSMFRDGNVPTCPVTPGNFTYNNVTGTASCTTTNHPR
- a CDS encoding type II secretion system F family protein: MPKFEYKAIKPDGSEVTEVMEAKDSDAVTRYLDKLGYLPLKIKQSGGGLNLKLFSNRRKLKDAEVVMFTRQLVTLLRAGVPLLSCLDALVEQADSEGLKEIIEKIYVDIESGLSLSDAIKRHPKEFSELYINSIKAGEMGGALDKVLERLVELMEHEQETNARIKSAMRYPIIVVVTLVLAFVALMMLVVPNFIDLFTKMKIELPLPTRLLIGFHYVLSNYWYLVIAGLSAIAFGFFKYIKTEKGAFRWDQFMITVPIFGDLNLKTAMSRFTRMFETLNSSGLPILQTLEITAKTVGNIVIGKEIEKAAAGVLQGAGLAGPLSEGKIFPPMVIRMISIGEQSGSLDTMLLNVSKHYDTEVEYAVKNLTSMIEPVLTVGVGVIVLFLALAIFLPMWSLTTLAQ
- a CDS encoding sigma-54-dependent Fis family transcriptional regulator, which gives rise to MTKGASILAVDDEADFVDSLSSILTKHEYSVDTSCSGYEALQMLSIRPYDLVLLDLTMPLISGIDTLKRIQRIDPGLPVIILTGDSRVGTVVDAMKLGAYDFFPKPLDWERLEIAIKNALITKELRGEVSRLQGQLKSKYSFKQIIGNSKSMQDVFRSLERVVEANVTVSIRGESGTGKELLARSIHFNGLRKQKAFVAVNCAAIPESLLESELFGHEKGAFTGAIARRAGKFEQADGGTLFLDEIGDMPHSTQVKILRVLQERQFQRVGGTETVEVDVRVISATNKNLEEEMKKGNFREDLYYRINVYPIFVPPLRKRREDIPALAAFFLGKYNKEYRRKVKAILPQTLDYLMNYEWPGNVRELENVLERSFLHASDGVLAAEHLPITITSFKEDLNSGDSFINLKKVVSLTRQITPLKDLEKEVLQQAIKLTNYNMSNAALELGIGRTTLYRKLEKYGITLRR
- the tadA gene encoding Flp pilus assembly complex ATPase component TadA — encoded protein: MVKEEDKKFGELLFNKGILSKAQLLEVFNFKKHNNEELSQIIINKGFAEDEDVIDCLAEVLNIPFVQLQDYAVDPAVLEIVPKELSIKHKVFPVFKIENSLTIAMVNPGDVQVIDRLHRETGYEIEPAVSLERDVMKAIETHYEGAKEIDSSLDEVIQDIQNEKPEKEETTSADKLKQLSAETPVVKLVNLVLSQAIMERASDIHIEPEEKTLQVRYRVDGILHDSLTPPKHLQAAIISRVKILANLDIAESRIPQDGRFQILINGREIDFRVSTLPTVYGENIVLRILDKSSLMLNLEDLGIEQEAYKKLQEMISSSYGVILVSGPTGSGKTTTLYSILHGLNTPDKNIITVEDPVEYRLKRIRQAQVNVKAGLTFATGLRAILRQDPDILMVGEIRDSETAKIAIESALTGHLVLSTIHTNDAPGGLTRLTEMGIEPFLSASAIIGIIAQRLVRKLCDNCKVSYKATASNLSELRLTDGIKDVKFYRAEGCFQCRNTGYKGRNGIYEIMAVDEEIRELTLNGASADQIKRAAIKNGMRNLRYDGIRKAMQGMTSVEEVLRITNAS
- a CDS encoding response regulator — its product is MKKKILIIEDYNNIVEILTMRLSAMGYAVISAKDGQEGLTLARKEKPDLIVLDVTLPKMNGYKISRLLKFDSKYKDIPIIMLTARETKLDEQIGLETGADVYIYKSDRTGKLLKTIRHFLDSTPVRVA
- a CDS encoding PAS domain-containing sensor histidine kinase; the protein is MEQFKRNPAKTQFADGNAVAIHSTKLTSEKEKFELLASRTLDGILLCDSEKEILFINNSAKRILDLQVDKNWVGESLEDLKTPCLIDSLNAALKNNIHEINKVVDLSANHTKLIGIHLELARNSRNEQVGWMFVMRDVTRNWQNEQMRSALTVASHEIKTPLNSMLSAVDLLLDLDLGSLNSKQNHCLTVVKDDIQRLNRLLTDLLDLSRFDEGIQFLERRKQTSLEFLVNKVLDSFRAFAKSKKMRLENKVPKSIPTFKGDRDRLQQVLSNLVENGIKYSMPGGLLSVHAELQDSIIKCWVNDTGVGIPASDLQTIFERFNQLDNFPDSGSRGYGLGLSIAKEIVKSNGGQIWVESKLKVGSTFFFTIPV
- a CDS encoding prepilin peptidase, whose product is MNVQIPLIFLFGLIFGSFLNVCIYRLPKKQSIVWPGSHCPSCKSSIPFWQNIPVLSYIFLTGKCKNCKFRISFIYPFVEILTGILLVVVWQHYGLTLSFLHYSILVLFLLPISFIDLDTKLILNVLIFPGIIIGLCSSIFLNQISIMNAVSGLFLGGGFLWCVGLLGNSIFKKESMGGGDIKLGAMIGIFLGPNVLIALFLAFFLALPVIAIGLSTKRLKVGSTVPFGPFISLGAVIIVCYGQSLLHQYLNFVGSL
- a CDS encoding MerR family transcriptional regulator; translation: MMNTMWLSSSDVTRQLKISLRQLYYWELKGIIKPRLITLGSREFKRYSNRDFKVLSQIKDFLDEGYTLNSAVRRAQTKP